One part of the Melopsittacus undulatus isolate bMelUnd1 chromosome 17, bMelUnd1.mat.Z, whole genome shotgun sequence genome encodes these proteins:
- the RPL23 gene encoding large ribosomal subunit protein uL14: protein MSKRGRGGSSGAKFRISLGLPVGAVINCADNTGAKNLYIISVKGIKGRLNRLPAAGVGDMVMATVKKGKPELRKKVHPAVVIRQRKSYRRKDGVFLYFEDNAGVIVNNKGEMKGSAITGPVAKECADLWPRIASNAGSIA from the exons ATGTCGAAGCGAG GCCGCGGTGGGTCCTCCGGTGCCAAGTTCCGCATCTCCCTCGGTCTCCCGGTGGGAGCTGTGATCAACTGCGCCGATAACACAG GTGCCAAGAACCTGTACATCATCTCCGTGAAGGGCATCAAGGGCCGCCTGAACAGGCTGCCGGCAGCCGGTGTGGGTGACATGGTGATGGCCACAGTGAAGAAGGGCAAGCCAGAGCTGCGGAAGAAGG TCCACCCGGCAGTGGTCATTCGGCAGCGGAAATCCTACAGGAGAAAAGATGGAGTATTCCTCTATTTTGAAGACAACGCAGGAGTGATAGTAAATaataaaggagaaatgaaag GCTCTGCCATCACAGGCCCTGTGGCGAAGGAGTGTGCAGATCTGTGGCCCAGGATAGCCTCCAACGCGGGAAGCATCGCGTAG
- the CWC25 gene encoding pre-mRNA-splicing factor CWC25 homolog, with protein MGGGDLNLKKSWHPQTLRNVEKVWKAEQKHEAERKKIEELQRELQEERAREEMQRYAEDMGTVRKKEEKLEWMYQGPGGMVNREEYLMGRPVDKYIFEKMEDKDAGCSSETGLLPGSIFAKSGANSVLDMANKIREDPLFMIRKKEEEKKREVLNNPVKMKKIKALLQSSLDKKEKKKKKEKKKKHKKHRHRSSSSGSDSSEEERSKTKSQKRMNSSSWKPAPPRVPGYGLQARDSEQSHRSRSSPIATQERGSHRHRDHSRSRSRSRSSKKSSEQSGCKSSRSPLRHKQHSNREEKGRARSPSPKKSYRRQQTQGYTRKISPEELERKRQEMMENAKWREEERATNLRKHQKEEEQERELEKLDSRDGKFFNRLKLESASTSSLEDRVKRNIHSLQRTPAALERNFMQR; from the exons ATGGGGGGAGGCGACCTG AACCTGAAGAAGAGCTGGCACCCGCAGACCCTGCGCAATGTGGAGAAGgtctggaaagcagagcagaagcatgAGGCCGAGAGGAAGAAGATCGAGGAGCTGCAgcgggagctgcaggaggagcgGGCCCGGGAGGAGATGCAGCGATACGCTGAGGACATGGGCACCGTGAG gaaaaaagaagagaagctggagtGGATGTACCAGGGCCCTGGCGGCATGGTGAACAGAGAGGAGTACCTCATGGGTCGCCCTGTGGACAAGTACATCTTTGAGAAGATGGAAGACAAGGATGCAGGCTGCTCCAGTGAGACAGGACTTCTCCCTGGCTCCATTTTCGCCAAGTCAGGTGCCAATTCTGTCCTGGATATGGCAAACAAGATCCGGGAGGATCCGCTGTTCATGATCAG gaagaaggaggaggagaagaagagagaagtgTTAAATAAtcctgtgaaaatgaagaagatAAAGGCACTG CTGCAAAGCAGTTTagataaaaaggagaaaaagaagaagaaagagaagaagaagaagcacAAGAAACATCGACATCGCAGCTCCAGCAGTGGAAGTGACAGCAGTGAGGAGGAGCGAAGCAAAACCAA gTCTCAGAAGAGGATGAACAGTTCCTCCTGGAAACCTGCTCCTCCCAGAGTCCCAGGATACGGCTTACAA GCTAGAGACTCTGAGCAGAGCCACAGGTCTCGGAGCTCTCCAATTGCCACCCAAGAGAGGGGATCCCACAGGCACCGGGATCACTCCAGGTCCAGGAGTCGGTCCCGCTCGAGCAAGAAGAGTTCAGAGCAGTCTGGATGCAAGAGCTCAAGATCTCCTCTTAGACACAAACA GCACAGCAATCgggaggagaaagggagagcCAGAAGCCCTTCCCCTAAAAAGAGCTACCGACGACAGCAGACTCAGGGTTACACAAG AAAGATCTCTCCGGAGGAGCTAGAGCGTAAACGCCAAGAAATGATGGAAAATGCCAAGTGGCGAGAAGAGGAGAGAGCAACTAACCTCAGGAAGCACcaaaaggaggaggagcaggaacggGAGCTGGAGAAGCTCGACTCCAGAGATGGGAAGTTCTTCAA TCGCTTAAAACTGGAGAGTGCATCCACTTCCAGCCTGGAAGATCGGGTGAAGCGCAATATCCACTCCCTCCAGAGGACTCCTGCTGCCTTGGAAAGGAACTTTATGCAGAGATGA
- the PIP4K2B gene encoding phosphatidylinositol 5-phosphate 4-kinase type-2 beta: MASNCAGGSAAGGGGGGAALGAVLSASKTKTKKKHFVCQKVKLFRASEPLLSVLMWGANHTINELSNVPVPVMLMPDDFKAYSKIKVDNHLFNKENLPSRFKFKEYCPLVFRNLRERFGIDDQDYQNSVTRSAPVNSDSQGRCGARFLTTYDRRFVIKAVSSEDVAEMHNILKKYHQFIVECHGNTLLPQFLGMYRLTVDGVETYMVVTRNVFSHRLTVHRKYDLKGSTVSREASDKEKAKDLPTFKDNDFLNEGQKLHVGEESKKNFLEKLKRDVEFLAQLKIMDYSLLVGIHDVDRAEQEEMEVEDRAEDEECENDGLGGNPISSYGTPPDSPGNLLNYPRFFGPGEFDPSVDVYAMKSHESAPKKEVYFMAIIDILTPYDAKKKAAHAAKTVKHGAGAEISTVNPEQYSKRFNEFISNILT, from the exons ATGGCCTCGAACTGCGCGGGGGGCTcggcggcggggggcggcggcggcggagcggCGCTGGGCGCGGTGCTCAGCGCCAGTAAAACCAAGACCAAGAAGAAGCACTTCGTGTGCCAGAAGGTGAAGCTGTTCCGGGCCTCGGAGCCGCTGCTCAGCGTCCTCATGTGGGGAGCCAACCACACG aTCAACGAGCTCAGCAATGTTCCTGTCCCCGTCATGTTAATGCCGGATGACTTTAAAGCCTACAGTAAGATTAAGGTGGACAATCATCTATTCAACAA GGAAAACCTGCCAAGTCGCTTTAAGTTTAAGGAATATTGTCCACTGGTGTTCCGAAACCTCCGGGAGAGATTTGGGATTGATGATCAAGACTACCAG AACTCGGTGACACGCAGCGCGCCGGTGAACAGTGACAGCCAGGGCCGGTGCGGGGCTCGCTTCCTCACCACCTACGACAGGAGGTTCGTCATCAAGGCAGTGTCGAGCGAGGATGTAGCAGAGATGCACAACATCTTAAAGAAGTACCATCAG TTCATAGTGGAGTGTCATGGGAACACCCTCCTGCCTCAGTTCCTTGGCATGTACCGGCTCACCGTGGATGGAGTGGAAACCTACATGGTGGTGACCAGAAACGTGTTTAGTCACAGGCTGACTGTGCACAGGAAATACGACCTGAAG GGCTCAACAGTATCCAGGGAAGCAAGCGATAAGGAGAAG GCCAAGGATCTACCAACATTCAAGGACAATGACTTCTTGAATGAGGGCCAGAAGCTGCATGTTGGAGAAGAGAGTAAAAAGAACTTCCTGGAGAAGCtgaagagggatgtggag TTTTTAGCTCAGCTGAAGATCATGGACTACAGCTTGCTGGTTGGGATCCACGATGTTGACcgagcagagcaggaagagatggAAGTGGAGGATCGGGCAGAGGACGAGGAGTGTGAGAACGATGGGCTGGGAGGCAACCCCATCTCCTCCTATGGAACCCCCCCTGACAGCCCTGGCAACCTCCTCAACTACCCACGTTTCTTTGGGCCTGGGGAGTTCGATCCCTCTGTCGACGTCTACGCCATGAAAAGCCACGAAA GTGCCCCCAAGAAGGAAGTGTACTTCATGGCCATTATAGACATTCTTACGCCATATGATGCGAAGAAGAAAGCTGCACATGCTGCCAAAACAGTGAAACATGGG GCTGGGGCAGAGATCTCCACCGTGAATCCAGAGCAGTACTCTAAACGCTTCAATGAATTTATCTCCAACATCCTGACATAG
- the PSMB3 gene encoding proteasome subunit beta type-3 has product MSIMSYNGGAVMAMKGKGCVAIAADRRFGIQAQMVTTDFQKIFPMGERLYIGLAGLATDVQTVAQRLKFRLNLYELKEGRQIKPQTFMSMVSNLLYERRFGPYYTEPVIAGLDPVTHEPFICSLDLIGCPMITDDFVVSGTCSEQMYGMCESLWEPNMEPDHLFETISQAMLNAVDRDAISGMGVVVHIIEKDKITTRTLKARMD; this is encoded by the exons tcTATTATGTCCTATAACGGCGGGGCCGTCATGGCCATGAAGGGGAAGGGCTGCGTGGCCATCGCGGCGGACCGGCGGTTCGGGATCCAGGCGCAGATGGTGACCACAGACTTCCAGAAGATATTCCCTATGGGAGAACGGCTGTACATTGGGTTGGCAGGGCTGGCCACGGACGTGCAGACGGT TGCCCAGAGACTGAAGTTCAGGCTGAATCTCTACGAGCTGAAGGAGGGCAGGCAGATCAAACCTCAGACTTTTATGAGCATGGTTTCCAATCTGCTCTATGAGAGACG GTTTGGGCCGTACTACACAGAACCGGTCATTGCGGGGCTGGACCCTGTGACACATGAACCCTTTATCTGCTCCCTGGACCTCATCGGCTGCCCCATGATCACCGATGACTTTGTGGTCAGTGGGACCTGCTCGGAGCAGATGTATGGCATGTGCGAGTCCCTCTGGGAGCCCAACATG GAGCCCGACCATCTATTCGAAACAATCTCACAGGCCATGCTGAATGCAGTGGACAGAGATGCCATTTCTGGAATGGGAGTGGTGGTGCACATCAT TGAAAAAGACAAGATCACCACCAGGACCCTGAAGGCTCGCATGGACTAA